In Aureibaculum algae, the following are encoded in one genomic region:
- a CDS encoding tetratricopeptide repeat protein has translation MKKVVLSMLALSMSMSIFAQKDELKAADKALKGEDLAKAKASIDQAEGLIANADAKLKAKFYFLKAKAYYEIGKKQPALAADAYDVAAKSFTELIDFEKKSGKAKYTAEAQPLLNSLVGDVSNKGIKEYQDKDYTKAKKTLLQTYNLSKKDTVFLEYAATAAYLDKDFDTSLEHFNALKELGYTGIATTYSAINVKTNESENFGSKTEMDLRVKTGEYKDPKSETSESKRADIIKNIALILVEKGETENAIAAVKEARKANPDDSDLIFTEANIQLELGNKDEFAALMKEAIKKDPNNPSLHFNVGVINQEQGRLEEAKANYEKAIELDPNYGDAYLNMGALVLEKDKELVEEMNKNLSNFKKYDEIKAKQLDLYKVALPYFEKAREVKKDNMDVVRTLMSMYENLEMDDKYKEMKALWDASK, from the coding sequence ATGAAAAAAGTAGTATTATCGATGTTGGCACTATCTATGAGTATGTCAATTTTCGCACAAAAAGACGAATTAAAAGCTGCCGATAAAGCACTGAAAGGTGAAGATTTAGCTAAAGCTAAGGCTTCTATAGATCAAGCAGAAGGGTTAATTGCTAATGCTGATGCTAAATTAAAAGCGAAGTTTTATTTTTTAAAAGCGAAAGCTTATTATGAAATAGGTAAGAAGCAGCCTGCTTTGGCCGCGGACGCTTATGATGTAGCAGCGAAGAGTTTTACAGAATTAATTGATTTTGAAAAAAAATCTGGAAAAGCAAAATACACTGCAGAAGCTCAACCGCTATTAAATAGTTTAGTTGGAGATGTCTCTAATAAAGGTATTAAAGAATATCAAGATAAGGATTATACTAAAGCTAAAAAAACACTTTTGCAAACTTATAATTTAAGTAAAAAAGATACAGTTTTCTTAGAGTATGCAGCAACTGCAGCGTATTTAGATAAAGATTTTGATACTTCTCTTGAGCATTTTAACGCTTTAAAAGAATTAGGATATACTGGAATTGCAACAACGTATTCTGCGATTAATGTTAAGACTAATGAATCTGAAAATTTTGGTTCTAAAACGGAAATGGATCTAAGAGTTAAAACGGGAGAATATAAAGATCCCAAATCAGAGACTTCAGAATCAAAAAGAGCAGACATAATCAAAAATATAGCATTGATTTTGGTTGAAAAAGGAGAAACTGAAAATGCTATTGCAGCAGTAAAAGAAGCAAGGAAAGCAAACCCAGATGATTCTGATTTAATTTTTACAGAAGCTAACATTCAATTAGAATTAGGTAATAAGGATGAGTTTGCAGCTTTAATGAAAGAAGCTATTAAAAAAGATCCTAATAACCCAAGCTTACACTTTAACGTTGGAGTAATTAACCAAGAACAAGGTCGTTTAGAAGAAGCTAAAGCTAATTATGAAAAAGCTATTGAGTTAGATCCTAATTATGGTGATGCTTATTTGAATATGGGTGCATTAGTTTTAGAAAAAGATAAAGAGTTGGTTGAAGAAATGAATAAAAACTTAAGCAACTTTAAAAAATATGATGAGATTAAAGCTAAGCAATTAGATTTGTATAAAGTAGCTTTACCATATTTTGAAAAGGCTCGTGAAGTTAAAAAAGACAACATGGATGTTGTTAGAACATTAATGAGTATGTATGAGAATCTTGAAATGGATGACAAATACAAAGAAATGAAAGCCCTATGGGATGCTTCTAAATAA
- the gyrA gene encoding DNA gyrase subunit A: MEEGEKLIPINIEDEMKSSYIDYSMSVIVSRALPDVRDGLKPVHRRVLFGMHELGIKATGAHKKSARVVGEVLGKYHPHGDTSVYDAMVRMAQDWSMRYQMVDGQGNFGSADGDSPAAMRYTEVRMQKISEDMLADIEKDTVDHRLNFDDTLQEPTVLPTRIPSLLVNGASGIAVGMATNMAPHNLTEVINGTVAYIEDNDIDVDGLMQHIKAPDFPTGGTIYGYDGVKDAFHTGRGRIVMRAKTVFEEVNGRECIIVTELPYQVNGADLMKKTADLVNDKKIEGIASVRDETSRKGRRLVYVLKRDAIPNIVLNKLYKYTALQTSFSVNNIALVNGRPEMLNLKDLIRHFVNHRHDVVTRRTKYELKKAEARAHILEGLIIASDNIDEVIKIIRASNNADEARNNLIERFELSEIQAKAIVEMRLRQLTGLEQDKLRGEYEDIMKLIVDLKDILASESRRMTIIKDELIEIRDKYGDERRSVIEYAGGDVSIEDMIPDSQVVVTISNAGYVKRTNLEEYKVQNRGGRGQKGVATRNEDFLEHLFVATNHQYMMFFTQKGKVFWMRVYEIPEGSKTSKGRAIQNLVNIDPDDNVSAFICTQDLKDEEYVNSNYIIMVTKNGQTKKTSLEQYSRPRSNGINAITIKEGDELLEAKLTDGNSQIMIAIKSGKAIRFEESKSRPMGRNASGVRGIRLKDDQDEVIGMISLNDMESDVLVVSEKGYGKRSSLDDYRITNRGGKGVKTINVTEKTGKLVAIKNVTDEDDLMIINKSGITIRMAVADLRVMGRATQGVKLINIKGDDSIAAVAKVVREEEDEDDDQELGTDIENNQTDQVSDQEE; this comes from the coding sequence ATGGAAGAAGGCGAAAAATTAATTCCTATTAACATTGAGGATGAAATGAAGTCATCTTACATTGATTATTCAATGTCAGTGATTGTGTCTAGGGCTTTACCAGATGTTCGTGATGGTTTAAAACCAGTACACAGAAGGGTTTTGTTTGGGATGCACGAATTAGGGATTAAAGCAACAGGAGCTCATAAAAAATCTGCCAGAGTAGTGGGTGAAGTATTAGGTAAGTACCATCCACATGGTGATACATCCGTTTATGATGCTATGGTACGTATGGCTCAAGATTGGAGCATGCGTTATCAAATGGTTGACGGTCAGGGTAACTTCGGTTCTGCCGATGGTGATAGTCCGGCTGCCATGCGTTATACGGAGGTTAGAATGCAAAAAATATCAGAAGATATGCTCGCTGATATTGAAAAAGATACCGTAGATCATCGTTTAAATTTTGATGATACTTTACAAGAACCAACGGTATTACCAACGCGTATACCAAGTTTATTGGTAAATGGAGCGTCTGGTATTGCTGTAGGTATGGCCACTAACATGGCTCCACATAACTTAACTGAAGTTATTAATGGTACTGTTGCGTATATAGAAGATAATGATATCGATGTTGATGGTTTAATGCAGCACATCAAAGCACCTGATTTTCCTACAGGAGGAACAATTTATGGTTATGATGGTGTTAAAGATGCCTTTCATACAGGTAGAGGACGTATTGTAATGCGTGCAAAAACAGTATTTGAAGAAGTTAACGGTAGAGAGTGTATTATTGTTACTGAATTGCCATATCAAGTGAATGGTGCCGATTTAATGAAGAAAACGGCTGACTTAGTTAATGATAAGAAAATTGAAGGTATTGCTTCGGTTCGTGATGAAACGAGTAGAAAAGGACGACGTTTAGTATATGTCTTAAAAAGAGATGCAATACCAAATATTGTTTTAAACAAATTATATAAATATACAGCTTTACAAACTTCGTTTAGTGTAAATAATATAGCATTGGTTAATGGTCGACCAGAAATGTTGAATCTTAAAGATTTGATTAGACATTTTGTAAACCATAGACATGATGTTGTAACACGTAGAACGAAGTATGAATTGAAGAAGGCTGAAGCTCGTGCTCATATTTTAGAAGGGTTAATCATTGCTTCTGATAATATTGATGAAGTTATTAAAATTATTAGAGCTTCTAATAATGCAGATGAGGCAAGAAATAACTTAATTGAACGTTTCGAACTCTCTGAAATTCAGGCTAAAGCAATTGTTGAAATGAGATTGCGTCAGCTTACTGGTTTAGAGCAAGATAAGTTAAGGGGTGAGTATGAGGATATTATGAAGTTAATTGTAGACTTAAAAGATATTTTAGCTAGTGAGTCTAGAAGAATGACCATTATTAAAGATGAATTAATTGAAATTAGAGATAAATATGGTGATGAGCGTCGTTCAGTTATTGAATATGCTGGTGGCGATGTAAGTATTGAAGATATGATTCCTGATTCTCAGGTTGTTGTAACTATTTCTAATGCGGGTTATGTAAAACGTACAAATTTAGAAGAGTATAAAGTTCAAAATAGAGGTGGACGTGGGCAAAAAGGAGTTGCGACTAGAAATGAAGATTTCTTAGAGCATTTGTTTGTCGCTACAAATCATCAATATATGATGTTCTTTACACAAAAAGGTAAAGTATTCTGGATGCGAGTCTATGAAATACCTGAAGGTAGTAAAACCTCTAAAGGTAGAGCTATTCAAAACTTAGTAAATATTGATCCAGATGATAATGTAAGTGCATTTATTTGTACACAAGATCTTAAAGATGAAGAGTACGTAAATAGCAACTATATTATAATGGTTACTAAAAATGGACAAACTAAGAAAACTTCTTTAGAGCAATATTCAAGACCTAGATCTAATGGTATTAATGCTATTACTATAAAAGAAGGTGATGAATTGTTAGAGGCTAAATTAACTGATGGTAATAGTCAGATAATGATTGCCATAAAATCTGGTAAAGCTATTCGTTTCGAAGAAAGTAAGTCTAGACCGATGGGGAGAAATGCTTCTGGAGTTAGAGGTATTCGTTTAAAAGATGATCAAGATGAGGTAATTGGAATGATTTCATTGAATGACATGGAAAGCGATGTACTTGTAGTTTCTGAAAAAGGATATGGTAAACGTTCAAGTTTAGATGATTATAGAATCACTAATAGAGGTGGTAAAGGTGTGAAAACGATTAACGTTACTGAAAAAACGGGTAAATTAGTGGCTATTAAAAACGTAACTGATGAGGATGATCTTATGATTATCAATAAATCAGGAATTACGATTAGAATGGCGGTTGCTGATTTACGTGTAATGGGTAGAGCAACACAAGGAGTTAAGTTGATTAATATCAAAGGTGATGATTCTATTGCAGCTGTAGCTAAAGTGGTTCGTGAGGAAGAGGATGAGGATGATGATCAAGAACTTGGCACGGATATTGAAAATAACCAAACCGATCAAGTAAGTGATCAGGAAGAATAA
- a CDS encoding ATP-dependent Clp protease ATP-binding subunit, with amino-acid sequence MDDNFSPKVKDVIAYSKEEALRLGHDFIGTEHLMLGLLRKANGDAIDILNALDVDLAMLRKKIESLSPANTDNAAGNDKKSLHLTKQAEKALKTTFLEAKLFKSNAVSTAHLLLCVLRNENDPTTKLLNKFDIDYNEVKVLFSQLFTDEVDIIQTPTAESDKGDEFEEPKQNPFGSSGAKPSKANTKSKTPVLDNFGRDLTAMAEEGKLDPVVGRKKEIERISQILSRRKKNNPILIGEPGVGKSAIAEGLALRIIQRKVSRILFNKRIVSLDLASLVAGTKYRGQFEERMKALMNELEKNDDIILFIDEIHTIVGAGGATGSLDASNMFKPALARGEIQCIGATTLDEFRQNIEKDGALERRFQKVMVEPTSVDETIQILNNIKDKYENHHNVVYTDEAIEACVKLTNRYMTDRFLPDKAIDALDEAGSRIHITNIVVPKQVLELETQLEDVRELKNNVVKSQKYEEAARLRDDEKRIEKELEIAQKEWEEQSKLNKETVTEDNVAEVVSMMTGIPVNRIAEAESSRLADLPNMIKGKVIGQDEAVGKVVKAIQRNRVGLKDPNKPIGSFIFLGQTGVGKTQLAKVLARELFDSPDALVRIDMSEYMEKFAISRLIGAPPGYVGYEEGGQLTEKIRRKPYAVVLLDEIEKAHPDVFNMLLQILDDGFITDSLGRKIDFRHTIIIMTSNIGARQLKDFGTGVGFGTASKKEQADSDAKSVIENALKKSFAPEFLNRIDDVIVFNALEKEDIHAIIDIELAKLLDRIDGLGYKLMLSEKAKDYIADKGFDRQYGARPLKRAIQKYIEDALAEEIVNAKLKENDTIFMDLDEDKQELTIKIKKAKKSVEENKEE; translated from the coding sequence ATGGACGATAATTTTTCACCTAAAGTAAAAGATGTAATAGCGTATAGCAAAGAAGAGGCATTACGACTAGGTCATGATTTTATTGGTACGGAACATTTAATGCTGGGCTTATTACGTAAAGCTAATGGTGATGCAATTGATATATTAAATGCATTGGATGTTGACTTAGCGATGCTACGTAAGAAAATCGAGAGCTTGAGTCCTGCCAATACTGACAATGCGGCAGGTAATGATAAAAAGAGTTTACACCTCACAAAACAAGCCGAAAAAGCATTAAAAACAACTTTTTTAGAAGCTAAATTGTTTAAGAGTAATGCGGTAAGTACAGCTCATTTATTGTTATGTGTTTTACGTAACGAGAATGACCCTACCACAAAATTGTTAAATAAATTTGATATTGATTACAACGAAGTAAAAGTATTGTTTTCACAATTATTTACTGACGAAGTAGACATTATACAAACTCCAACCGCCGAAAGCGATAAGGGTGACGAATTTGAGGAACCTAAACAAAATCCTTTTGGGAGCTCTGGTGCTAAACCATCAAAAGCAAATACAAAGTCAAAAACTCCTGTATTAGATAACTTTGGTCGTGACCTTACTGCGATGGCTGAAGAAGGTAAATTAGACCCTGTTGTTGGTCGTAAAAAAGAAATTGAACGTATTTCACAAATACTGAGTCGTAGAAAAAAGAACAATCCAATTCTTATTGGTGAGCCTGGTGTTGGTAAATCTGCCATAGCTGAAGGTTTAGCTTTACGTATAATTCAACGTAAAGTATCGCGTATTCTTTTTAACAAACGTATTGTTTCATTAGATTTAGCGAGCTTGGTTGCTGGTACAAAATACCGTGGTCAATTTGAAGAACGGATGAAGGCTCTAATGAATGAATTAGAGAAAAACGATGACATTATTTTGTTTATTGACGAAATACATACTATTGTTGGTGCAGGTGGAGCTACTGGCTCTTTAGATGCATCTAACATGTTTAAACCTGCATTAGCGAGAGGCGAAATTCAATGTATTGGAGCCACTACCCTAGATGAGTTTAGACAAAATATTGAAAAAGATGGGGCCCTAGAGCGTCGTTTTCAAAAGGTAATGGTTGAACCAACTTCTGTTGATGAAACCATTCAAATTTTAAATAATATTAAGGATAAATACGAAAATCACCATAATGTAGTCTATACTGATGAAGCTATTGAGGCTTGTGTAAAGTTGACTAATAGATATATGACCGATAGATTTTTGCCAGATAAAGCTATTGATGCATTAGATGAAGCAGGATCTAGAATTCATATTACCAATATCGTTGTACCCAAACAAGTACTTGAACTTGAAACACAACTAGAAGATGTTAGAGAACTAAAAAACAACGTAGTAAAAAGTCAAAAATACGAAGAAGCTGCACGTTTACGTGATGATGAAAAACGTATTGAAAAGGAATTAGAAATTGCTCAAAAGGAATGGGAAGAACAATCAAAATTAAATAAAGAAACCGTAACTGAAGATAATGTTGCTGAAGTAGTTTCTATGATGACGGGTATTCCTGTAAACAGAATAGCCGAAGCAGAGAGTTCAAGACTTGCAGACTTACCTAATATGATAAAAGGTAAAGTTATTGGTCAAGATGAAGCCGTAGGTAAAGTTGTAAAAGCCATTCAAAGAAACAGAGTTGGACTAAAAGACCCAAACAAACCAATCGGTTCATTTATATTTTTAGGACAAACTGGTGTTGGTAAAACACAACTAGCAAAAGTATTGGCAAGGGAGTTATTTGACTCTCCAGATGCTTTAGTCCGCATTGACATGAGTGAATACATGGAGAAATTTGCAATATCTAGATTAATTGGAGCACCTCCGGGATATGTCGGTTATGAAGAAGGTGGTCAATTGACTGAAAAAATAAGACGCAAGCCTTATGCTGTAGTTCTATTGGATGAGATTGAAAAAGCACATCCAGATGTATTTAACATGTTATTACAAATATTAGATGACGGTTTTATTACTGATAGTTTAGGAAGAAAAATTGATTTTAGACATACTATTATAATCATGACTTCTAATATTGGAGCAAGACAATTAAAAGACTTTGGTACAGGTGTTGGTTTTGGTACTGCTTCTAAAAAGGAACAGGCAGATTCTGATGCGAAAAGTGTAATTGAAAATGCATTGAAGAAAAGTTTTGCTCCTGAATTTTTAAATCGTATTGACGATGTTATTGTATTTAATGCTTTAGAAAAAGAAGACATACATGCCATTATTGATATTGAATTGGCAAAATTATTAGACCGTATTGATGGTTTAGGTTATAAACTTATGTTAAGCGAAAAAGCGAAAGATTATATCGCTGACAAAGGTTTTGATCGCCAATATGGTGCAAGACCTTTAAAACGAGCTATTCAGAAGTATATTGAAGATGCTCTAGCAGAAGAAATTGTCAACGCTAAATTGAAAGAAAATGATACTATTTTCATGGATCTAGACGAAGACAAACAAGAACTGACTATTAAAATTAAAAAAGCAAAAAAGTCAGTTGAAGAAAATAAAGAAGAGTAA
- a CDS encoding DUF2200 domain-containing protein, which translates to MKDTSHHDERIAKMIFGSVYPHYLSKVEKKGRTKEELHYIIEWLTGFNTIKIEELIENKMTFESFFEKATLNPNAHLITGVICGYRVEEIKNPLTQQVRYLDKLVDELAKGRKIEKITRNS; encoded by the coding sequence ATGAAAGACACAAGTCATCATGATGAACGCATTGCCAAAATGATATTTGGATCTGTATACCCTCATTATCTTTCAAAAGTTGAGAAAAAAGGCAGAACAAAAGAAGAATTACATTACATAATTGAATGGTTAACCGGCTTTAATACTATAAAGATAGAAGAACTCATTGAAAATAAAATGACTTTTGAATCATTTTTCGAAAAAGCAACTTTAAACCCTAATGCTCATTTAATCACTGGTGTTATTTGTGGCTATCGCGTAGAAGAAATCAAAAATCCATTGACCCAACAAGTCCGGTACTTAGACAAGTTAGTTGATGAGTTGGCTAAAGGTCGTAAAATTGAGAAAATAACAAGAAATTCATAA
- the recQ gene encoding DNA helicase RecQ — MITAKTTLNLLKTHFGYSSFRPQQESIINDILSGKDVMTIMPTGGGKSICFQLPALALSGTTIVISPLIALMKDQVDSLLANGISASYYNSSQESYIQNETLKKLQAGELKLLYVAPESLQNLIPHFASIKISLIAVDEAHCISSWGHDFRPAYTKLGHLKKQFPNTSIAAFTATADSATQQDIVTQLNIPEAEVHLSSFDRKNLYLEVRPGNNRIDQILKYLDSRPDESGIIYCLSRKSTEKLASKLNSNGFKAKAYHAGLSADERSRIQEDFINDRTPIIAATIAFGMGIDKSNVRWVIHYNLPKNIEGYYQEIGRGGRDGLPADNLLFYSYADVVMLRKFAKGSSNEEYQIAKLERMQQFAEALSCRRIALLNYFGEHFTENCENCDICTSPPNYFDGTVLTKKVCSAVSRLDEQEATGMVIDVLRGAQNAQVLEKGYQNIKTYGTVKDTSWVDLQQYVIQMINQGILEIRFHENGRLVLTPLANKVLFKDKKVQLAILPKLEDKIEEKVITSKAPSNLFQKLRELRLVIAKEEKVPAYIIFSDASLKDMEKKLPKSKADFKQIQGAGKVKTDKYGSRFMGVISRHQA; from the coding sequence ATGATAACCGCAAAAACGACTTTAAACCTTTTAAAAACTCATTTTGGGTACAGCAGTTTCAGACCACAACAGGAAAGTATTATCAATGATATTTTATCTGGAAAGGATGTAATGACCATTATGCCCACTGGTGGTGGAAAATCGATTTGCTTTCAGTTACCTGCGTTAGCACTTTCTGGAACAACCATTGTAATATCTCCCTTAATTGCGTTGATGAAAGATCAAGTAGATTCTTTATTAGCAAACGGAATATCAGCTTCGTATTATAATAGTAGTCAAGAATCTTACATACAAAATGAGACACTTAAAAAGCTACAGGCTGGTGAGTTAAAATTATTATATGTAGCTCCTGAAAGTTTACAAAACTTAATACCTCATTTTGCTTCAATAAAAATTAGTCTTATTGCTGTCGATGAAGCTCATTGTATCTCTTCTTGGGGGCACGATTTTAGACCTGCCTATACGAAATTAGGACATTTAAAAAAGCAGTTTCCCAATACATCAATCGCCGCATTTACTGCAACGGCAGATAGTGCAACGCAACAAGATATTGTTACACAATTAAATATACCAGAAGCTGAAGTGCATTTATCTTCTTTCGATAGAAAAAATCTATATTTGGAAGTCCGTCCTGGTAATAATAGAATAGATCAAATTTTAAAATATTTAGATTCACGTCCTGATGAAAGTGGTATTATTTATTGTTTAAGTAGAAAAAGTACAGAAAAATTAGCATCTAAGCTAAATAGTAACGGATTTAAGGCGAAAGCCTATCACGCTGGTTTATCAGCTGACGAGCGTAGTCGTATTCAAGAGGATTTTATCAATGACAGAACGCCAATAATTGCAGCAACTATTGCATTTGGTATGGGCATTGATAAAAGTAATGTACGTTGGGTTATCCATTATAATTTGCCAAAAAATATTGAAGGATATTATCAAGAAATAGGTCGTGGTGGTAGAGATGGACTTCCAGCAGATAATTTGTTGTTCTATAGTTATGCTGATGTGGTAATGCTTAGGAAATTTGCGAAAGGCAGTTCTAATGAAGAATATCAAATTGCCAAACTTGAAAGAATGCAACAGTTTGCAGAAGCTTTAAGTTGCAGAAGAATTGCTCTTCTCAATTATTTTGGAGAACACTTTACTGAAAATTGTGAAAATTGTGATATTTGTACATCACCTCCTAATTATTTTGATGGGACTGTTTTAACTAAAAAAGTATGCTCTGCAGTATCTCGTTTAGATGAACAAGAAGCAACGGGAATGGTAATTGATGTATTACGTGGTGCTCAAAATGCACAAGTATTAGAAAAGGGGTATCAGAATATTAAAACTTACGGAACAGTCAAGGATACGTCGTGGGTTGATCTGCAGCAATATGTAATTCAGATGATTAATCAAGGTATATTAGAAATCCGTTTTCATGAAAATGGACGGTTGGTGTTGACACCTTTAGCAAACAAGGTTTTGTTTAAAGATAAAAAAGTGCAATTAGCTATTTTGCCAAAGCTAGAAGATAAAATAGAGGAGAAGGTGATTACATCAAAAGCTCCATCTAATTTATTTCAGAAACTACGAGAACTACGATTGGTTATTGCAAAGGAAGAAAAGGTTCCTGCATATATTATTTTTAGTGATGCAAGTTTAAAAGACATGGAAAAAAAGCTACCTAAATCAAAAGCAGATTTTAAACAAATTCAGGGGGCAGGAAAAGTAAAAACAGATAAATATGGGAGTCGGTTTATGGGAGTAATTTCAAGACATCAGGCTTAA
- a CDS encoding RluA family pseudouridine synthase, producing the protein MQKYFQHFSTPINEFELPSKFTFPFYYEPHPLCKLAANEVQNYLKTQTDFQHNFGLGTSKKGLAIGKMFGVLVVQNQQNEVGYISAVSGTLAEKNSHKKFVPPVYDMLTKDSYFLQEKKALNTINIALENSLNNTKYLDLLIQYKSENKIAAIDIRDKKEALKAAKKNRDLRRRKAKSELSSEAYATFEETLSKESLESKYFFNNVNRYWAHTLSPIKEKLSVFTNEIAQLKEQRKAKSMALQQYLSEQYHFLNTKKEVKNLSDLFADTSVENLPAGSGECAAPKLLQFAFLNNLKPITMAEFWWGQSPNKEIRKHQQFYPACQGKCKPILTHMLSGIDMDINPLLKNPAIGKELETIFEDEALIVVYKPAEFLSVPGIHIKDSVYSRVKQQVKNISGPIIVHRLDMSTSGLLVLAKNKKAHKHLQSQFINKTVHKRYTAMLDGIINDNKGTIKLPLRVDLDDRPRQLVCFEHGKPAETNWEVIERKNGKTKIHFYPISGRTHQLRVHASHSLGLNTPIVGDDLYGKKSNRLYLHADTLEFSHPITKQKMIFQKKADF; encoded by the coding sequence GTGCAAAAATATTTTCAACACTTCTCTACTCCTATAAACGAATTTGAACTTCCAAGTAAGTTTACCTTTCCATTTTATTACGAACCTCATCCATTATGCAAATTAGCGGCAAATGAAGTGCAAAATTATTTAAAAACACAAACAGATTTTCAACATAATTTTGGATTGGGTACTTCTAAAAAAGGGTTAGCAATAGGAAAAATGTTTGGGGTGTTAGTGGTACAAAATCAACAAAACGAAGTAGGATATATCTCAGCAGTTTCAGGTACGCTGGCAGAAAAAAATAGCCATAAGAAATTTGTTCCACCTGTTTATGACATGCTCACTAAAGATTCTTATTTTCTGCAAGAAAAAAAGGCTTTAAACACCATCAATATAGCTTTAGAAAATTCATTAAATAATACTAAATATTTAGATTTACTAATTCAATATAAATCTGAAAATAAAATAGCGGCTATTGATATTAGAGACAAAAAGGAGGCGTTAAAGGCGGCTAAAAAAAATAGAGACTTACGAAGAAGAAAAGCAAAATCCGAATTATCATCAGAGGCTTATGCTACTTTTGAAGAAACACTAAGTAAAGAGAGTTTAGAATCTAAATATTTTTTCAATAATGTAAATCGCTATTGGGCACATACCTTAAGTCCTATCAAAGAAAAACTCTCAGTTTTTACTAATGAAATAGCTCAATTAAAAGAACAACGTAAAGCCAAATCAATGGCATTGCAACAGTATTTATCTGAACAGTATCACTTTTTAAATACAAAAAAGGAAGTCAAAAATTTATCCGATTTATTTGCGGATACATCTGTTGAAAATTTACCAGCTGGCTCTGGAGAATGTGCCGCACCTAAATTATTACAATTTGCTTTTTTAAACAATTTAAAACCTATTACAATGGCTGAATTTTGGTGGGGACAATCACCAAATAAAGAGATAAGAAAACACCAACAATTTTATCCAGCTTGTCAAGGAAAGTGCAAACCTATTTTAACACATATGTTATCGGGTATTGATATGGACATAAATCCATTATTAAAAAACCCTGCTATTGGTAAAGAACTCGAAACAATATTTGAAGACGAAGCGTTAATTGTTGTTTACAAGCCTGCTGAATTTTTATCGGTACCTGGAATCCACATTAAAGATTCTGTATATAGCCGAGTTAAGCAACAAGTAAAAAATATTTCTGGACCAATTATAGTACATCGATTAGATATGTCTACTTCTGGCTTATTAGTACTGGCAAAGAATAAAAAAGCACACAAGCATTTACAAAGTCAGTTTATTAACAAAACAGTACACAAACGTTATACAGCGATGTTAGACGGAATTATAAATGATAATAAAGGAACAATAAAATTACCTCTTCGAGTTGATTTAGACGACAGACCAAGACAATTGGTCTGTTTTGAACACGGGAAACCAGCAGAAACAAATTGGGAGGTTATTGAACGGAAAAATGGAAAAACAAAAATACACTTCTACCCTATTTCCGGACGCACTCATCAATTACGGGTACATGCTTCTCATTCATTAGGACTAAATACTCCTATTGTTGGTGATGATTTATATGGAAAAAAATCTAATCGATTATATTTACATGCAGATACTTTAGAATTTTCACATCCTATAACTAAGCAAAAAATGATATTTCAGAAAAAAGCAGACTTTTAA
- a CDS encoding class I SAM-dependent methyltransferase, giving the protein MSIEKAYNSWANQYDTNKNRTRDLDQTATIETLSNYEFENVLELGCGTGKNTNWLLKKANHIVGIDFSEEMMAKAKEKITSKKVTFKKADLNENWDIDNNCVDLITSSLTLEHIKDLDHVFSEANKKLKKNGLFFISELHPFKQYSGSKARYETESGTQELEVYIHHISDYIENANNNGLKLVEIKEWFDKKNENELPRLISFVFKK; this is encoded by the coding sequence ATGAGTATAGAAAAAGCATATAATAGTTGGGCCAATCAATATGATACGAATAAAAATCGGACACGTGATTTAGATCAAACAGCTACAATTGAAACATTAAGCAACTATGAATTTGAAAATGTTTTAGAGCTAGGTTGCGGTACAGGAAAAAACACAAATTGGTTATTAAAAAAAGCCAACCATATCGTTGGAATTGATTTTTCGGAAGAGATGATGGCTAAAGCAAAAGAAAAAATAACTAGTAAAAAAGTAACTTTCAAAAAAGCCGATTTAAATGAAAACTGGGATATTGACAATAACTGTGTAGATCTAATAACCAGTAGTTTAACACTTGAACATATAAAAGACTTAGACCATGTCTTTAGTGAAGCAAATAAGAAATTAAAGAAAAATGGATTGTTTTTTATTAGTGAATTGCATCCCTTTAAACAGTACTCAGGGAGTAAAGCACGATATGAAACTGAAAGTGGGACTCAGGAATTAGAAGTATATATTCATCACATTTCAGATTATATTGAGAATGCCAATAATAACGGATTAAAATTAGTGGAAATAAAAGAATGGTTTGATAAAAAAAATGAAAACGAGCTTCCTAGATTGATTTCCTTCGTCTTTAAAAAATAA